The Oncorhynchus nerka isolate Pitt River linkage group LG12, Oner_Uvic_2.0, whole genome shotgun sequence genome contains the following window.
cttaaccgctaggctaccggcCGCTTGGCTTGACTCTTAACTTGACATACAACATCTTATACTCATACAGTAGCAAAGCATTTACACTCAATTAGTGTACAATTAATGCCAAAAAGGAGAAAACCATATTAACATTTGTTACAAATTTCTCACACATCGTCCAGCTTTTCAATCATCAAGTAATTTACCCAAATTTCAACATTCTTATAACACACAAATTACTGTATATTCTCATTGTTAAAGGAATGCGGGATCTATGTTTACCAAACTGATCAGACATACCTATAGTGAATATGATATATCAATTCAATCCAACAAATTCCCTCTCAATTCACTCTGCAAATCCACATCTGTTTTGCTTTGTGCTCGATCACTCTTAAAAGCCTACTTTGTAGATATTAATAGACATTCCACTTTAAAAAAATCTTGTATATCAACTTGGAACATGCCAAACACCAAAAAGCATTCCACAAAGACTACGGGTATTTTAGTTGGCCACACAAGCTTATAAAATGACCGTTTTTTTCTGAAGTGGATTAATCcaatcctaacctaacctaaaacCTTATGCAGGAAAAACTACTTTAGATCAGCACTTATGGACAATGTTCATTTATCAGTGTTTACTAGGCTACATCCCTGGCTCTTGCACTCAACCAATAGTGCTGCTGAATATTTTCCTAAGAGTGTATGTGATGTGTATGTAGTACTCCACAAGTTAAACAACTATTCTCAAACAGTGAACACTGGGCATGCTTTGCAGTCCTCTGGCTTACAGTAGTATAAGTAGGTGGTCTATCATACATTCTGATGTCTGTAATATTGAATATTTGGACACCCATGACGGAaagtcatcatcatcataatcttCAAACAGTATGATAGTAGCAGTATCTCTCACAAAAGCAGTGATATATTTAGGCCTAGTCAATCTCAACATTGCAATTTGATATAGCCTTTCCTACATTAATTGACAACAAAGAACCACAAGGATAAGTGCTTGTTCGCCATACAGCACTACCTTCCGATTACATTTGGAGTAATTTTTAGAATGACATACCACTCtcaatagagtaccacagtacgagtcataatacccatgaaACCTagagtcaaacagggaaatggtttcaattgtttttcaaccatttatttttcccataggggattttagaaacacttcaaataatgTTTGCGTAGACTTACCAtggtgtgacgttttgataactgtgtaaatctctctaggacaaggtgacttttatcaatctATTAGCCTGGATTTACCCCCAAAATGAaacgctaattagctgctaatgtggctttcataaagaactacaaatgccatgattaTCTGGACGAGAATTCCAAATcaaggcaaaggtaagaatctctgaattaactatctaatgttagctaaatgtagtaatgaataaattggctacatttctttaaatggacaattcttTGAACCGTCTattgcaagttttaaattgacacaatacctgttagcaaagttGTCAGCTAGAGAACATTCAGGAGCTTgaagggatttgtagttttgcatgatgtCTCCTTTAATGCTaataagcattttttttttttaaatatgagaGGAAACAGAGCCGAAtatatatattgataaaagtcaccttgtccgagagagatttacatggttatcaaaatggCACGTCAGGGTAAActtacacgaaacacagcccttatttgaagtgtttcataaaatcccctatgggaaaaatgaatggaagaaacacaattggaacatttccctgtttgaccggtAGGTTTTATGTGTATTTTGACACCTCCACTGAAGGTGCAACATGCATAAATCACGTCATCATTTCCTGATTACAAAAATTCGAATAGTTCAcccaatttcagtttgtgacaaaacaagcaatgtatAGTGTAGAAAATCATTTGTCCATctaaaaaatattgtattttcagctggtgaacaaaaccgaaagtaacgggaagcatagaaatagagcacataacagatctaccgcttcttagacttgctttcaagttACATATTGCATGCAACTTTAAAAATAGTAGGATTCCTGACAATTTATGTACCATTTTCATTCAAAAGGATAGGCTTGATATAATATAACTCTTTCTACCATTCCCATTTACAAATGTGCAAAAGTTAAACATCCATGCTAGTCATGAGCACTTTTCTCCTTCACAGCAACCACACATTACTTTGAAGTACATGCATATCAAAGGTATATGTTTGAATGCATTTTCAAAGTAGGGGGACAACTCACGTTACTATAGAACCTAATAAACCAGTCAGTGATATGCATTCCAGGTCCTTGTAGGCATGCAGGTGTTAGAATGTTGCTCCCAACTTGCCTTAAAAAAGCAATCTGTCATATGGCCTGATGGTCATTGGTAATTAAAACTAATGCAGCAGAAACAGACCTCTAGATAACCCCAAAATGAAGGATATTTTACTTCATTCTGTTGTTTAACAAAATGGCATATAATGTAAAATGTGAAGCAAAGTAATGTTGCTCTCATGGAATGTCATTCCTTGACCACTACAAATTGTATCATAGAAATACAGTGCTACTTGTATGTGCAAATCTCATGGAATGCACCTTGGAATATGACGGGCCGCTCCTTGATTTAGGCTACAGGTTCTATGATGTTACGAAATATTTGTTTTTCCCCACATAATATAATTCCATGTACACTATAGATATCATCTTACAGATtgcatatttatttttattttttttacccctttttcctccccaatttcgtggtatccaattgtttttagtagctactatcttgtctcatcgctacaactcccgttcaggctcgggagagacaaaggttgaaagtcatgcgtcctccgatacacaacccaaccaagccgcactgcttcttaacacagcgcgcatccaacccggaagccagccgcaccaatgtgtcggaggacaccgtgcacctggcaaccggcccgccacaggagtcgttggtgcgcgatgagacaaggacatccctaccggccaagccctccctaacccggacgacgctaggccaattgtgcgtcgccccacggaccagAATCTCTGGTCGCCAGCTGGCGCTGCGCCACACGGGAGGCTTACAGATTGCATATTTAACTGCTCAGTATACTTGAAGCAATGGCTGCATCCAAATAGTTCTGATAGACTTCCTTTCCTTGATTGCTTTCCCTCATGATCAAAAACTTCATAACACTTGAAAATGACATTTACCAGTTAAACTATGCGATACAAAACTAGTTAAGCTATTAGATATATTGCTTTCACTGATCCAGTTCTTTCAATTCAATACTCACACATGTAAGGATATAATGAGACATTGCTTTTGAGTATTGGGGCAAAGTGAGCAAAGTGGTCTGATTTTGAGTTTTAAAAGCTTGAAACCAGGAGATCTGTAGTTAAGAGCAAGGCCCCCATTTCACCTGCCAGCACTCTAAATGTTCCCTCCAGATAAAGTGTAGTTGGCCACTAAGAAGATGAGTATTGACAAACGATCACTGAGTCTAGGAAGCTTTAAAGTGTCAATCAGCAGCTGAAAAATAAAGCATGCTCCCCACCTCCGTTTCAGCACAAAGTGGCgatatggggctggagaaattgaACCATTCTCAAATTCAAAGACAGAGCTagggatgcaaggactgaccatccatgatattaaTTTATAGTTTTAACCAGGTTTTTCTatgctatacagtgtttgtttacaaacattaaggtaaaacaagcttatattttgagttctgatggggtaccacagttaaactaagctcatgaggcataatattcttcaagaatcaatgggtacatatcattaataTACAAGTCCAAAAAAGTAAGAAGTAACTGCTGATTGCCCTTTTAATGCAAACAGAACAGACAGCGAGGGAGTTCAAGTCCTTTCATTTGGAGTTCAAGTCCTTTTTATTTGTAGACACCGGAGCTCCCAACTGCCAATCAAACAGGCTGGAGATCGAGTTACTTCTGGATGAAGATGATGACAATGCACAGAGTCCCCACCAGCCCAAGAGCTTGGATGCCCAGGAACCACAGTAGGACCCAGAAAAATATGATGATCACAGGATCCACAACCTTCTCCCCAAAGTACATCTGGGTGAAGCCCGCGCTGCGCAGGCACTTGTTTAGCTGCCCGAAAAGGGTCCCCATCCGCTCGCAGTCATCCACCTGAGGTCTTGTCGTGGGATCGTCAATGAGGGGCCACCTGGCCATGGGGTCACCGGCTGGGCGTGGTCTGGGCCTTGGGTCACCGGAGGGGCGTAGCCTGGCTCTGGGGTCAGCGGTGGGGCGGGGCCTGGTTCCAGGGGCGCCAGAGGGGTGTGACCACCAAGTCCCAGGGTCACCGGGAGGGCCTTGCCATCTAGGTCCAGGTGGTCTGACTCTAGGGTCATCCTGAAAAGACAAGTATGGCTTTTAAATGACACCCCTATTCCCCATACATTGTGCTGCACTACAATTATCCAGTGTTGCATATGGATCTGGTCAAAAGAGGTACACTACATGGAACGTACCATACTTAGGATAGGCATGTGGTTGTGTCATAAGGCTGTGTGACATGCCATTAGGCTGTATGAATGGGTCTCTCATTCCAACAACACATAACTTCTTATCAGCATTATACTGATACATGCTGGAATCATAAGACTGCCCGCCAGCCTTGAAATGTAACTGTTGGTTGTTCAAGTTGCTAGGTGACAGAAACATTGGCCAAAGCATAATAAATGCACTAAAAGTAGCCAGCTACagttcattcagaaagtattccgacccctttactttttccacattgttatgttagacttattctaaaatgtattaaattaaataaagtcaatcctcatcaatctacacacaggtttttagaaatatttgcaaattgattcaaaataaaaaacagaaataccttatttacataagtactcagaccctttgctatgagacacgaaattgagctctggtgcatcctatttccattggtcatccgtgagatgtttctacaacttgattgaagtccacccgtggtaaattcaattgattggacatgatttggaaaggcacacctgtctatataacatcccacagttgacagagcatgaccatgaggttgaaggaattgtctgtagatctctgaaacatgattgtgtcaaggcacagatctaggtAAGGGTAACAAaacatatctgcagcattgatggtcccaaagaacacagtggcctcccttATTCttcaaatggaagaagtttagaacctccaagactcttccaagagctggccacctggccaaactgagcaatagggggagaagggccttggtcagggaggtgaccaagaacccgatggtcattctgacagagctcctgagttcctctatggagatgggagaagcttccagaaggacaagcatctctgctgcactccaccaatcaggcctttatggtaaagtagccagacggaagccactcctcagtaaaaggcacatgacttcCTGCCtgaagttttccaaaaggcatttAATGGACTCTcgcaccatgagaaacaagattctctggtctgatgaaaccaagattaaactatttggcctgaatgccatgcgtcacgtctggaggaaacctggaaccctccctacggtg
Protein-coding sequences here:
- the LOC115138609 gene encoding uncharacterized protein FAM241A-like isoform X1, with protein sequence MTTISQFVNDQPVLHRREFEELDSRRRCQSHHPSNTPRQTFQDDPRVRPPGPRWQGPPGDPGTWWSHPSGAPGTRPRPTADPRARLRPSGDPRPRPRPAGDPMARWPLIDDPTTRPQVDDCERMGTLFGQLNKCLRSAGFTQMYFGEKVVDPVIIIFFWVLLWFLGIQALGLVGTLCIVIIFIQK
- the LOC115138609 gene encoding uncharacterized protein FAM241A-like isoform X3, with amino-acid sequence MPILSMDDPRVRPPGPRWQGPPGDPGTWWSHPSGAPGTRPRPTADPRARLRPSGDPRPRPRPAGDPMARWPLIDDPTTRPQVDDCERMGTLFGQLNKCLRSAGFTQMYFGEKVVDPVIIIFFWVLLWFLGIQALGLVGTLCIVIIFIQK
- the LOC115138609 gene encoding uncharacterized protein FAM241A-like isoform X2 encodes the protein MTNGNRMHQSSISCLIAKGLSTYVNKDDPRVRPPGPRWQGPPGDPGTWWSHPSGAPGTRPRPTADPRARLRPSGDPRPRPRPAGDPMARWPLIDDPTTRPQVDDCERMGTLFGQLNKCLRSAGFTQMYFGEKVVDPVIIIFFWVLLWFLGIQALGLVGTLCIVIIFIQK